In the [Clostridium] colinum genome, one interval contains:
- the pulA gene encoding type I pullulanase yields the protein MKINEKKSSLEWKEIFTSKEFEEQYTYLENDLGYQYSGEKTIFKIWAPTAQNIILNLYTKGSKEEKEDKKINSYNMSQKEKGVWSITINEDLKDLYYTYTITANGETNETNDINAKACGVNGIRSMIIDLEDTNPKGWENDKRPNIPIEERVIYELHIKDFSYNENSCIDEKYRGKYLAFTQKGTNLYGDKNYPTGIDYIKSLGVTYVHLLPFYDFGSIDETSKEDCFNWGYDPINYNVPEGSYSTNPYDGKVRIKETKEMIKALHSEGIGVIMDVVYNHTYSLDSNFNKTVPYYYYRINEKGECSNGSDCGNETASDNIMYRKYMIDSILYWAKEYHIDGFRFDLMGIHDTQTMNEIRKALDNEFGKGKILIYGEPWSAGELAIKEAYKAANKENINLLDNNISAFCDIIRDLIKGDVFVEKNCGYVNGDKDSFFNLKNYFYKVWNNEKIENFTANLPKQFINYISAHDNLTLWDKLVITNNKEPNFKLYDEELVRQNKLAIGIVFTTCGIPFFQAGEEFARTKEGDENSYKSSTKINALDWERTKKFEDLVNYYKELIKLRKTLPVLCNADNNYVDKIEFEEDDNTIIFYLTKTENCKQEYDKLCIVYNRENNKEVILKDSNWEILFNNQNCSIIKNKLNIANKNICILAEKII from the coding sequence ATGAAAATAAACGAAAAAAAATCTTCACTAGAATGGAAAGAAATTTTTACATCTAAAGAGTTTGAAGAGCAGTATACATATTTAGAAAATGATTTAGGATATCAATACAGTGGTGAAAAAACTATATTTAAAATATGGGCACCTACTGCACAAAATATAATATTAAATTTATATACTAAAGGTAGTAAAGAGGAAAAAGAAGATAAAAAGATTAATAGCTACAATATGAGCCAAAAAGAAAAAGGTGTGTGGAGCATAACTATAAATGAAGATTTAAAAGATTTATATTATACATACACTATAACGGCTAATGGAGAAACAAATGAAACAAATGATATAAATGCTAAAGCTTGTGGTGTTAATGGCATAAGAAGTATGATTATAGATTTAGAAGATACTAACCCTAAAGGTTGGGAAAATGATAAAAGGCCTAACATACCAATAGAAGAAAGAGTTATTTATGAATTACATATTAAAGACTTTTCTTATAATGAGAATTCTTGTATAGATGAAAAATATAGAGGTAAATATTTAGCTTTTACACAAAAGGGAACAAATTTATATGGAGATAAAAATTATCCAACAGGAATAGATTATATAAAAAGTTTAGGTGTAACATATGTACATTTATTACCTTTTTATGATTTTGGGTCTATTGATGAAACAAGTAAAGAAGATTGTTTTAATTGGGGTTATGACCCAATAAATTATAATGTACCTGAAGGTAGTTATTCTACAAATCCATATGATGGAAAAGTTAGAATAAAAGAAACAAAAGAAATGATAAAAGCACTACATAGTGAAGGTATAGGCGTAATTATGGACGTTGTATACAACCATACATATAGTTTAGATAGTAATTTTAATAAAACAGTTCCTTATTATTATTACAGAATAAATGAAAAAGGTGAGTGTTCCAACGGGTCTGATTGTGGAAATGAAACAGCAAGTGATAATATTATGTATAGAAAGTATATGATAGATTCTATTTTATATTGGGCTAAAGAATATCATATAGACGGGTTTAGGTTTGACTTAATGGGAATACACGATACACAAACTATGAATGAAATAAGAAAAGCCTTGGATAATGAATTTGGTAAAGGCAAAATTTTGATTTATGGGGAGCCTTGGTCAGCTGGAGAGCTTGCAATAAAAGAAGCATATAAAGCAGCTAATAAAGAAAATATAAATTTATTGGATAATAATATAAGTGCATTTTGTGATATTATCAGAGATTTAATAAAAGGTGATGTTTTTGTAGAAAAAAATTGTGGATATGTAAATGGAGATAAAGATTCATTTTTTAATCTTAAAAATTATTTTTATAAAGTATGGAATAATGAAAAAATAGAAAATTTTACTGCTAATTTACCCAAACAGTTTATAAATTATATTTCTGCACACGATAATTTAACTCTTTGGGATAAATTAGTTATAACTAATAATAAAGAACCAAATTTTAAACTATATGATGAAGAATTAGTTAGACAAAATAAATTGGCAATAGGTATAGTGTTTACAACTTGTGGTATACCGTTTTTTCAAGCAGGAGAAGAGTTTGCAAGAACAAAAGAAGGTGATGAAAATAGCTATAAATCTTCAACTAAAATAAATGCTTTAGATTGGGAAAGAACAAAAAAATTTGAGGATTTAGTAAACTATTATAAAGAGCTTATAAAATTAAGAAAAACTTTACCTGTTTTATGTAATGCAGATAATAATTATGTAGATAAAATAGAATTTGAAGAAGATGATAATACAATAATATTTTATTTAACTAAAACAGAAAATTGTAAACAAGAATATGATAAATTATGTATTGTATATAATAGGGAAAATAATAAAGAAGTTATTTTAAAAGATAGTAACTGGGAAATTTTATTTAATAATCAAAATTGTAGTATTATTAAAAATAAGTTGAATATAGCTAATAAAAATATATGCATTTTAGCTGAAAAAATAATATAA
- the malQ gene encoding 4-alpha-glucanotransferase, whose amino-acid sequence MDRKAGVLMPIFSLPSKQYVGDFGKEAYKFVDIIKKAKFKVWQILPLNPIGYGNSPYQPYSSYAGEEIYISIEKLKEMQLVENIERIDYKEEKVDYEKARIFKQKYFKEAFSTMNEKGIFKDEFLKFKEENKWAKTYATFITLKKNNNLKCWIEWNEQDKKWIDTKEELNNLKDSIEYENFVQFLFYKQWFELKKYANDNGIEILGDIPIYVGIDSVDVWENKENFLLDEKGNPTFIAGVPPDYFSKTGQRWGNPIYNWDYLEKDGFKFWIDRLNWNKKIYDIIRIDHFRAFDTYWKIPSSCETAIEGEWVEAPGYALFDKIFETMPDIKIVVEDLGELRPQVLELRDYYKLSGMKILQFELNPKETNNDFKETEKTILYTGTHDNQTLKGAYNSFDKEDQENIKKMFDTYDGDNIIDKMIYRCLDSVSNLVVIPIQDILNLDDEARINTPSTIGSPNWQWKLNNYDLLNNKIEKYNNWILKTNRY is encoded by the coding sequence ATGGATAGAAAAGCAGGAGTATTAATGCCTATATTTTCTTTACCAAGCAAACAATATGTAGGAGATTTTGGTAAAGAGGCTTACAAGTTTGTAGATATAATTAAAAAAGCTAAATTTAAAGTATGGCAAATATTACCACTAAACCCTATTGGATATGGAAATTCACCTTATCAACCTTATTCATCTTATGCAGGTGAAGAAATATATATATCTATTGAAAAGCTAAAAGAAATGCAACTTGTTGAAAATATAGAGCGTATTGATTATAAAGAAGAAAAAGTTGATTATGAAAAAGCAAGAATATTTAAACAAAAATATTTTAAAGAAGCATTTTCTACTATGAATGAAAAAGGAATTTTTAAAGATGAATTTTTAAAATTTAAAGAAGAAAATAAATGGGCTAAAACTTATGCAACATTTATTACATTAAAGAAAAATAATAATTTAAAATGTTGGATAGAATGGAATGAACAAGATAAAAAATGGATAGATACAAAAGAAGAATTAAATAACTTAAAAGATAGTATAGAGTATGAAAATTTTGTTCAATTTTTATTTTATAAACAGTGGTTTGAGCTTAAAAAATATGCAAATGATAATGGAATAGAAATATTAGGTGATATACCTATATATGTAGGGATAGACTCTGTTGATGTTTGGGAAAATAAAGAAAACTTTTTATTAGATGAAAAGGGCAATCCAACGTTTATAGCAGGTGTACCACCAGATTATTTTAGTAAAACAGGGCAAAGATGGGGTAACCCTATCTATAATTGGGATTATTTAGAAAAAGATGGATTTAAATTTTGGATAGATAGACTAAATTGGAATAAAAAAATATATGACATTATAAGAATAGACCATTTTAGAGCATTTGATACTTATTGGAAAATACCGTCTAGTTGTGAAACGGCTATAGAAGGTGAATGGGTAGAGGCTCCAGGTTATGCTTTGTTTGATAAAATATTTGAAACTATGCCAGATATAAAAATAGTTGTAGAAGATTTAGGAGAATTAAGACCACAAGTATTAGAACTTAGAGATTATTATAAATTAAGTGGTATGAAAATATTACAATTTGAACTAAATCCAAAAGAAACTAACAATGATTTTAAAGAAACAGAAAAAACTATTTTATATACTGGTACTCACGATAATCAAACTCTAAAAGGCGCATATAATAGCTTTGATAAAGAAGACCAAGAAAATATTAAAAAAATGTTTGATACATATGACGGAGATAATATTATAGATAAAATGATTTATAGATGTTTAGATAGTGTATCAAATCTTGTTGTAATACCTATCCAAGATATATTAAATTTAGATGATGAAGCAAGAATTAACACTCCATCAACTATAGGTAGCCCTAATTGGCAATGGAAGTTAAATAATTATGATTTATTAAATAATAAAATAGAAAAATATAATAATTGGATATTAAAAACTAATAGATATTAA